In Nocardioides bizhenqiangii, the DNA window CCGTGAACGATGCTGCCGAGGACGAGCCCACCGAGGCGAAGGCGGCCTTCCGGGAGCTGCTCGACACGCTGCGCGACCTCGACTGCGCCTTCCTCGAAGGCGACCGCGCGGTGACCGACGACCGGCACGTCGCCGACGGCTACCGCCAGATCCTCACGACCCTCGGCGTCGCTCTCGACACCTACCTGTTCCCCGACCCGGGCCGACCGCAGTTCGTCGACGTCAACACTCCTTTCCGTCGCGACCGGCGGTGGGGCGGCGACAACACCGATGCCTACTACGCGCTCTGCCCTGTCGACCCGACCCGGCGGTACCGGGTGAGGGGCAACCGTGGCGACAGCGTCTACTTCTCCGTCACTGCCTACAACGAACCCGCGCCCGGCACCTGGTCGGACCAGGTCGTCGCGATCGTCCGCGACACCGATCTCGACTACGACGACGACGGCGGGTTCACCTTCGACCTCGGCCCGCTCCCGGACGCGGCCGTGCTGCTCACCCGCGACTACCAGGCCGACCCGCTCACCGGGCGCCGGATCGACTGGCAGATCGAGGCGTACGACGAGCCCGAGCCGATCCGGCACGGATCCACCGAGACCGCCGCCGCCCTCCGCGCCAGCTCGGCCTGGCTGCGGACGATGTTCGCGATCATCCCGCTCACCGTCGGGGTGCGCAGCGACGCCGAGCACACGATCGGGCACGAGATCACCCAGCTCGCCAACGACTTCGGCGACCCGTACCAGGTGGGGGACGCCAACTTCGGCTGGTCCGCACGCGACGCGTCGTACGCGTTCGGGAGCTTCGTCCTCGACGACGACGAGGCCCTGGTCATCACCCACCGACCGCCGGCCTGCCGGTTCTGGAACTTCGTGGTCTGGAACCAGTTCATGGCCACCCACAACGCGGACGACGACCGCTGCTCGATCAACGGCACCCAGGCGGTTCCCAACGCCGACGGGACGATCACCCTCGTCGTCGCGCGCCGCCGGCTCGGCCACCCCAACGCGATCTCGACCGTGGACTACCCGCGCGGCAACCTGGCCTTCCGCTGGTTCCTCGTCGACGACGTACCCACGAAGCCGGACGTGAGGCTCGTGAAGGCAGCCGAGGCTCCGACCGCGGTCAGGTGATCGGGGCGCCGATCACCCTCCTGCGTTCTCGTCCTCGCGTTCCTCCGGAGCATCCTCGGGCTGCTCCTCCGGCACCGACGCATCGCGATCGGCCGCCACCGACCCGGCTTCGACCTCCGTCGTCGGCTCGTCAGCAGCGGACGCCGGATCGGGCGTCGGCCCGGCGCTCGTGCCGGACAAGGTGGCGAGCATCTGCCGCACGTTGGTGAGCTGTGCGTTGATGCTGTCGCGGCGCTGGCTCGCCGCGGCCAGCTCGCGGTCGGACTCGGCTCGGATCCGGTCGGCGGTCGTCCGCGCCTCGGTGATGACCGCAGCGGCCCGCTCCTCCGCGTCGGTGACGACCCGTCGCGCTTCCGCCTCGGCGGCCTCCTGCTCCCGCTGCGCCGCTGCGCGGGCCTCTACCACCTGCTGCGCCAATGCTTCGAGCTGCGCGTGCGTCTCGGTCTGCTGCTGGCGGAACTCAGCGGCGGTGCGCTCTCGGCGCTCGGCCAAGGTGGCCTCGAAGTCCGCGGCGGCCTTCGCGGCGTTGGCGCGCTGCTGTTCGAAGATGGCCTCGCCCTCCTGCCGCCGGGCCGAGGCGTCCCGCTCCGCCGCGTCGCGCTCGTCGTCGGCGGCGCGCCGGGCGTCGGCGAGGAGACGCGTCGCCTCGGCGTCGGCATCCCGGCGGCGCTGCTCGGCGTACTGGTCGGCCTCGTCGCGGACGGTGACAGCGGCCTGGTCGGAGAGCTTCCGGGTGTCCTCCGCCTCGGCCCGGGCCTGCTCGCGCAGCTCGGTGGCCTCCTCCTCGGCCAGGGCAAGGATCTGGCCGACCCGCGCGCCCATGTGCTCGAACGTGACCGCTTGCGCGGAGCTTGCCTCTTCGGCAGCGGCCACCTGTGCGGCCGCACGGCTGACGGCCTCCTCCGCGGCGGCCTCGGCAGCGGCCTTCGCGGCGGACGAAGCCTCGGCCGCACTGGTGGCTTCCTGGTAGCGCGCCTCGAGCTCGGCGGCCGACGCCTCCCTGTCAGCCACCCGCTGCTGCAGCTCGGCGAGCGCCCGATCGACCTCGACCGGGTCGTAACCTCGCATCACCGTGCGAAAGTTGGGGGCGGACTGGGTCATGGTTGCTCCTCGGTTGGGGGGGTGGACTCGGACACGGCCAGCGCCTCGATGACTCCGGACAGCTGGGTGAGCTCGAGGGCGATCTCGTCGCGGCGGCCGCGTAGCGCAGCGACCTCGGCGCGGGCGTCCGACAGCACCTGGCGGGCCTGATCACGCACCCGGTCGGCGTCGGCCTGGGCGTCGGCCAGGAGCTGGGCGCTCTCCTCCCGGCTCCTGCGCAGCGCCTCTGCGCCGTCACGGCGCGCGGCGGTGACCTCGTCGGCGACCTGGGCGCGCAACGCACCCGCGCCGGCCTCGGACTCGGCTCTGCGGCGTTCGGCACGTTCCACGATGACGGTGGCCGCGGCCTCGGACTCCGCCAGCGTCGCGCGCGCCCGCTCGTCGGCATCGGACCGTACTGCCGCCGCCTCGCTCTCGGCGGCTGCCAGGGCCGCAGCGGCAGCGGCGTGGAGCTCGTCGGCCCGGCGATCGGCCTCCGCCACCTCCTCCCGCAGCCGCGCGGTCACTCCAGCGATCACTGCCTGGACTCGGCGTCGGATCCTGGCCAGGTAGGCACCGGCGTCGGCATGGGCGGCGGACCGGATCGCCTCCCCTTCCGCAGCGGCAGCGGCCAGCAGCGCGTCGACCGTGCGCTTGGCCCAGGCGGTCTGCTCGGCAGCCCGGCCCAGCTCGCTCTCCGCCTCCTCCCGTGCCGCCGAGAGCAGCCGGTCGGCCTCGAGCCGCGCAGTGTGTACGGCGCCCTCCGCCTCGGCGAGATGGGCAGCGAGCTCCTTCTCGGCATCGCTGCGGAGCCGGGCAGCCTCCTGCTCCGCAGCCTCGCGCAGAGCCTCGGCCTCGGCGGACGCCGTGCCCAAGGTGGCTTCGGCGTCGGCAACGGCGGCAGCCACGATCATCGTCGCGTGGTCGGCCGCCGCGGTCTCGCGCTCCACCGCGACCACACGGGCACGCTCGAGCACCCCGGCGGCCGTGGACTCGGCGTCCCGGGCTGTCCGCTCCGCTGCCGCCTCGCCGCGAGCAAGAAGCTCTGCCGCGGCTTCCCGGAGCCCGTCTGCTTGCTGCCTCCCCTCGTCGAGCACCCGATCGCGCTCGGCCTCGGCCGCTCCGGTCAGCAGGGCGGCCTGCTCGTTCGCGTCCGCCACGATCGCGCGGGCCTCGCCCGATGCGTCGGCGAGTCGCCGGGCGGCGAGGTCCCGGTCGCGCTCGGCTGCAGCGCGTACCTGCTCGGCTGCGGCTCGCGTCTCGTCGTGACGTCGCTGAGCCTCCTCACGGAGAGCCCGGACCTCGGCCGTGGCTCGAGCCGCCTCTTCCGCGGCCTCGCGGTGGAGCTGGTCGGCGATCTCCTGGGCGCGTCGCAGGAGAACGGCGGCGGCACCCTCCGTGCCCACCGTGCCCGTGACTGCTTTCCCGAGTGCGGGCCGTTCCCGCTCCATGCGCCGATCATGCCAGGCATGACGCGATGGGTGCGGGCCGGGTCGCGACGAGGTGTCCTAGATGGCTGATTCCAAGGGGTCGTGCTAGCGAGCGGCGCTCAGCGCCACGCTGGCAAGGCGCCGATGCGCAGTCAGACTGGGCGTCTTTCCAGCGTCGGCAACGCCGCCAGAGCGGATGATGAGCGTCGCGCAGCGCGCGAGACCTTGGGTTCAGTCATCTAGTCTCACGCCCATGAGCGACCTCCCGGGCTGGACCCGCAGCGAGTTCACCGACGACGGCGTCACGCACCCGACGTACCGCAAGGGCGAGGGGCCGGGCGTCATCGTCATCCACGAGATCCCGGGGATCACCCCGCAGGTGCTCGCCTTCGCAGAGGAGGTCGTCGAGCAGGGACACACCGTCGTCATGCCGCACCTCTTCGGCACGCCGAACGCAAAGGTCGGCCCCCGGTCGATGGCTCAGGCCGCCCGAGAGATCTGCGTCAGCCGTGAGTTCCTGCGGATGGCGACCAACACCACGACACCGGTGGCCACCTGGCTGCGGGCGCTGGCCCGGGACCTGCACGCGGAGCTGGGCGGCCCGGGCGTCGGGGCGGTGGGCATGTGCTTCACCGGCGGCTATGCGCTCGCCATGCTGGCGGACGCCGCGATCGCGGCTCCCGTCCTCGCGCAGCCGTCGGCGCCGTTCGCCGTGACCCCCGGCCGCAGCCGCGACCTCGGTCTCAGCCCGGCCGACCTCGACGCGGTGAAGGAGAAGGTCAGCGCGGGTTGCCAGGTCCTCGGGCTGCGCTACAAGAACGACCTCGCGGTCGGCGGCCGCTTCGACAGGCTCCGCGACGAGCTGGGCGACAACTTCATCGCCGTGGAGTTCCCCGGGGTCAAGCACTCGACGCTGACCCTCCACCGGCAGCAGGAGGCGGTCGATCGCGTCCTCGCCTTCTTCAAGGAGAAGCTCGCGGGCTGAGCGGGCTGAGCCTCACTCCGGCGAGCGACAGGTGGGGTGCAGCTGCGGTCCGGAGACGCCGCAGTGCACACACTCCTCGACCCGCACCCGCTGGTCACCCGCGGTTGCCGGCTCGGCGGCGGTGGCGAGGGGCTTCCGGATGAAGGCGGCTGCGCACGCGGCACCGACGAGCAGCAGTCCGGCGCTGATCAGCATGGCGTTGCCGTAGCCGTCGTCGAACGCAGCCGGGTCGGTGTAGTCCGCACCGGCGATGCCGGCCGCGACCGGGATGACGGCGACCGCCAGCAGACCGGCGGTGCGGGCGACGGCGTTGTTGACGCCCGACGCGATGCCGGCGTGCCGGTCCTCGGCGGAGTCGAGGACGGTCGCCGTCAGCGGCGCGACCATCAGCGCCAGCCCGGCGCCGAAGAGCAGCACCGGCGCCAGGACGTCGCCGAGGTACGACGCGTCGGCGCCGACCCCGCTCAACCAGAGCACCCCGCCGGCCGACAGCAGCGGACCGAGGGTCATCGGCAGCCGCGGCCCGATCCGCTGCGCGAGCGCACCTGCGCGTGACGAGAACGCCAACATGATCACCGTGACCGGCAGCATCGCCGACCCGGCCACGATCGGCGACCACCCGGCGACGACCTGGAGCTGCAGCACGAGCAGCAGGAAGATCACGCCGAGCGCGGCGTAGACCAGGAACGTGACGACGTTGGCCGCGCTGAACTGCGCGTTGCGGAAGAGCTCCAACGGCACCAGCGGTGCCGCCGACCGCGCCTCGACCACCACGAACGCCACCAGGCAAGCGAGCCCGGCGCCGACGGTGGCGATGACCGACCCGCTGAAGCCGGCCTCGCCGGCGCGGGTGAGCCCGAACGTGAGCGCAGCGAGCCCCACGGCTGCGAGCGTCGTACCGGTCACGTCGAGCCGACCGGCCGCCTCGGGGTCGCGGCTCTCGGGGACGTGACGGACCGCGACCACGATGATCACCACGGCGACCGGGACGTTCACCAGGAAGACCAGCCGCCAGTTGAGCTCCACCAGCCAACCGCCGACGAGCGGTCCGATCGCGGCGGCGATGCCGCCGAGGCCGGACCAGGCGCCGACCGCCGCCGACCGGTCCTCGCTGTGGAACGACGCGGCGATGATCGCCAGGCTGCCGGGCGTCAGCAGCGCACCGCCGACCCCCTGCAGGCCGCGGGCGGCGATGAGCGTCTCGATGTTGGGCGCCAGTCCGCAGAGCAGCGAGGCGAGCGCGAACCACACCACGCCGATGAGGAAGATCCGACGCCGACCGAGCCGGTCACCGAGCGAGCCGCCGAGCAGGATCAGGGCGGCCAGCGTCAGCGTGTAGGCGTTGATCGTCCACTGCAGCCCCTCGAACCCGGCGTCGAGGTCCTCCCCGATCCGGCCGAGGGCGACGTTGACGACGGTCGCGTCGAGCAGCGCCAGGCCGGAGCCCAGCACGGTGGTCAGCAGTACCCAGCGGCCACGCGCGCTGCCCATGCGAAGGATCGGCTCACCGACCGGCGTCGAAGTCACTGGATCTCGATACACGCCGTCGCCCCCGCTCGCAAGCTCGCGCGGGCGGGCGCACTCGATCTCGTCGTCGGACGTAGCCCGGGCTCCGCCCGGTCTACTCGACGACGACCTCGATCCGCTGGAACTCCTTGAGGTCCGTGTAGCCGGTGGTGGCCATCGAGCGCTTGAGCGCGCCGACCAGGTTCATGGTGCCGTCGGCGACCCGGCTGGGGCCGAACAGGATCTCCTCGATCGAGCCGATCTGCTCGAACTGCACCCGCTGCCCCCGCGGCAGGTCGTGGTGGTGCGCCTCGGCGCCCCAGTGGAAGCCGCGACCAGGCGCGTCGGTGGCGCGGGCGAAGGGCGAGCCGACCATCACCGCGTCGGCACCGCACGCGATCGCCTTGGCAAGGTCGCCGGAGCGACCGATCGAGCCGTCGGCGATCACGTGGACGTAGCGGCCGCCGGACTCGTCGAGGTAGTCACGGCGGGCGGCGGCGACGTCGGCCACCGCGGAGGCCATCGGTACGGCGACGCCGAGCACGGTGCGGGTGGTGTGCGCAGCGCCTCCGCCGAACCCGACGAGCACGCCGGCCGCACCGGTGCGCATCAGGTGGAGCGCGGCCTGGTGGGTCGCGCAGCCGCCGACGATGACCGGCACGTCGAGCTCATAGATGAACTCCTTGAGGTTGAGGGGCTCGGCCTGGCTGGAGACGTGCTCGGCGCTCACGGTGGTGCCCCTGATGACGAACAGGTCGACGCCCGCATCGGTCACCACCTTCGCGAATTCCTTGGTGCGCTGCGGCGAGAGCGAGCCGGCGACGGTCACCCCGCCCTCGCGGACCTGCCGCAGCCGCTCGGTGATCAGCTCCGGCTTGATCGGCTCCGAGTAGATCTCCTGGAGCCGATGGGTCGCGGCGTCGCCCTGGAGACCGGCCACCTCCTCCAGCAGCGACTCCGGGTCGCTGTAGCGCGTCCAGATGCCCTCGAGGTTGAGCACACCGAGGCCGCCGTACCGCCCGAAGGCGATGGCGGTCTCCGGGGACATCACCGAGTCCATCGGAGCGGCGAGGATCGGCAGCGAGAACCGGTAGGCGTCGATCTGCCAGTCGACACTCACCTCCTCGGGGTCGCGGGTGCGCCGGGACGGCACGATCGCGATGTCGTCGAAGGAGTACGCGTGGCGGGCGCGCTTGGCGCGGCCGATCTCGATCTCGCTCACCGGAGCAGTGTAGTGAGCCTCTCCCTCCTCGCCGTTCGAGGCGTCAGCCGACGTCGAACGTGTTCTTGAGACCCAGCCGGTAGAGCTGCTGGTCCACGAGTTTGAGCGCCTCCCACTCCGGCGGGCGGTGCAGCCGGTAGATCGGGGCGGGCGCGCCACCCGCGCCGGACTCCGCGAGGATCGCGTTGGCGGCCTGACGGCCGGACTCGTTGGCGCCCTCCATCGTCGCCAGGTCGACGTTGGTGCGGCAGAAGTCGCCGGCCAGGAACAGGTTGGAGAGCGCGGTCCGCGCGGTCGGCCGGAGCTTCCAGGAGTCGACCGTGTTGATGAGCAGCGGCTCGTCGTTGGAGTTGCGGCGGCTGACCGGGTCCCACTTGATCGCGGGGTCGAGGAAGAACGAGTGGAGGACGTCGTCGGGCAGCACCGACGCGCCGGTGTCCTCGAGCGACGCCTTCATCTGCGCCCAGACCTCGGCCCGCACCTCCGCCTTGGTGCACCGGTTGGCGGGCTTGCCGTAGAGGATCCCGGGTGTGGTCCAGTCGGACACGTCGACCGACAGGCAGTCGACCGCCGTGCCGTCGCCGTACGTCGCCGCGAAGTCGTTGGTCCAGTGCCCTGCCTGGAGGATCCCGGTGAGCGACCAGGGCGAGTCGAGGAATGCCAGATGACCGTCGGTGATGGTGACCGGCCGCTTCAGGTAGAACTGGATGCCGTTCATCCAGTCCGTCACCAGCCCGCGCAAGCCCTCGAGGCTGGGGTCCGCCCGCAGCACGGCGGGCGAGAGCAGCCGGGTCACCCGCTCGACCGGCATGGCGGAGACGAACCAGTCCGCGTCGATCGTGGCCGGGCCGGACGCGGTGCGGGCGCGGGCTCCGGTGATCCGGCCGCCCGCGACCTGGAGCCCGGTGATCGTGGTCGCCGACCGGAACCGGACACCCTTGCTGCGCAACAGGTCGACCCAGGGGTCGATCCACACCTCGTTGGTCGGCCCGTTGAGGATCTGGTCGGGCGGGCGCCCGTTGGTCCCCACCCCGGCGAACGAGTAGAGGAACGCCTCGGCCATGTTGCCGATGGTGCGGGTGCTGGCGATCTCCTCCTTGGCGGCGACGAGCGCCCGGGTGAGACCACGGGCGGCGACCGTCTGGTACTCCGGCGATCGCTGCTCGGCGCGCACGAAGTCCCACCACGAGGTCTGCTCCCACTGCCCGAGGCGCCGCTCGTCGCAGCTGGAGAGGAAGACGACCAGCCGGGTTGCGAAGTACGTCGCGTCGACCGGGGAGATCATGTTGCCGCCGAGCAGCTCGTTGACGATGAAGCGCTTGACCGCGTCCGGCGTCGCCAGGTGCCGTGGGTCCGGGATCAGCCCGAACAGGTTCTGGTCGTCACGACCCCCCGAGCGCGGGAACAGCGGCATCCCCGCCGAGACCAGGTTGTCGAAGACGCCGTTCTCGTTGGAGCCGAAAGGGATCCGCGCCATCGTGTCGGGGATGTGGTGGTAGAAGCCCGGGAAGAACCGGAAGCCGTGCTCACCGGGGAGTGCGCGGCGGCCGCCCCGCGCGGTGCCGGGCACCGGGATGCTGCGCGCCTTGCCGCCGAGCGCCTTCCGCTCGTAGACGGTCACCTCGAAGCCGCGCTCGACCAGCTCGTGGGCGGCGGCGAGGCCGGCCATCCCGCCGCCGAGCACGGCCACCCGGCGCCGGTCCAGCGCGAGTGCCGGCGACAGCGGCCCGACGGCCATCGCAGCCGCCGCGACCCCGGACCCACGCAGCACGCTGCGTCGAGAAAGCGACCCCATGCCGACCACCCGTCTTCATTAACCGACACTCATGTCGGTTAACGGGAGTCTGACCGAAGGGTCCTGCACCCGTCAACCGGGCGACCAAAGCAGCCGGCCATAGCTGAAAACGCGTCGGACCGAGCGTAGGAAGCGAGGAACGAGCGACACGCTCGCGCCATCAAGCACCGTGGTAGTTAGGGGCCTCGACGGTCATCTGGACGTCGTGGGGGTGGCTCTCCTTGAGCGACGCCGAGGTGATCCGGATGAACCGGCCCTTCTCCTGCAGCTCGGGGATGGTGCGCGCGCCGACGTAGAACATCGACTGGTTGAGTCCGCCGAGCAGCTGGTGGGCGACCGCGGAGAGCGGTCCGCGGTAGGCGACCTGGCCCTCGACGCCCTCGGGGACGATCTTGTCGTCGCTGGTGACCTCGGCCTGGAAGTAGCGGTCCTTGGAGTAGGACTTCTTTCCACGCGACGACATCGCGCCCAGCGAACCCATGCCGCGGTAGGCCTTGAACTGCTTGCCCTGCACGAAGATCACCTCGCCGGGCGACTCCTCGCAGCCGGCGAGCATCGAGCCGATCATCACCGACTCCGCACCGGCGACGATCGCCTTGGCGATGTCACCGGACTGCTGGAGGCCGCCGTCGGCGATCACGGGTACGCCGGCGGGCCTGGCCGCGAGGGAGGCCTCGTAGACGGCGGTGACCTGGGGTACGCCGCATCCGGTGACGACGCGCGTCGTACAGATCGAGCCCGGGCCGAAGCCGACCTTGACGGCGTCGGCGCCGGCGTCGACGAAGGCCTGCGCTCCGTCCCGCGTCGCGACGTTGCCGCCGATGACCTGCACGTGGCGGGTGGCGGGGTCGGTCTTGAGCCGCTTGACCATGTCGAGGAGGAGGGTGACGTGGCCGTGGGCGGTGTCGGCGACGAGCACGTCGACACCGGCGTCGATGAGCGCGGTGGCCCGCTGCCAGGCGTCGCCGAAGTAGCCGATCGCGGCGCCGACCATGAGCCGGCCCTGGCCGTCCTTCGAGGCATCGGGGAACTGCTCCGACTTCACGAAGTCCTTGACCGTGATCAACCCGCCGAGCCGCCCGGCCTCGTCGACCAGCGGCAGCCGCTCGCGCTTGTGCTTGCGCAGCAGCATGGTGGCGTCGTCCCTGCTGATACCGACCGGTCCGGTGACCAGCGGCATCGGGGTCATCACCTCGTCGACCTTGGTGGTCGCCCACTCCGCGACGGGGGTGAACCGCAGGTCGCGGTTGGTGCAGATGCCGAGCAGCCGGTTGTCGGCGTCCACGACGGGAAGGCCCGAGACGCGGTACTCGCCGCAGATCCGGTCGAGCTCCTCGAGCGTCGCGTCAGGTCCGATGGTGACCGGGTTGGAGATGATGCCGGTCTGGGTCCGCTTCACGAGGTCGACCTGGTAGGCCTGCTCCTCGGACGAGAGGTTGCGGTGCAGGATGCCGATGCCGCCCTGCCGGGCCATCGCGATCGCCATCCGCGACTCGGTGACGGTGTCCATCGCCGCGCTGACGAGCGGCGCCTTGATGGTGATCTCACGCGTGAGCCGCGTGGTCAGGTCGATGTCGTCGGGCGCCAGGTCGGAGTGACCGGGCAGCAGCAGGACGTCGTCGTAGGTGAGACCGAGGGACGCGAACTTCTCGGGGACCTCCATGACGGAATCCTACGCGGGGTCGCGTCGATCACCGGAACCGGGACAGACTGTAGAAGTGACTCCTGCCCCGCTGCCTCCGCACGTGCTGGTCCTCTTCGGTGCGACCGGCGACCTGGCCTCCCGCAAGCTCTTCCCCGGTCTCTACCGGCTGGCGGCGGCCGGCCGGCTGCCGAAGCACCTCGCGGTGATCGGCAGCGGCCGCCGCTCCCCCGGCACCGACGACGAGTTCCGCGGCCAGGTGCGCGCCGCGCTCCACGAGTTCGTCAAGGAGGTCGACGACTCGGTCGCCGACCCGCTCCTGGAGCGGATCTCCTTCGTCGCCTCCTCCGCCGACGACGGCACCGACCTTGCCGAGGCCGTGCGCCAGGCAGAGGACCGGCTGCTCGAGGACGCGGGTTGCCTGCTCTCCGACGTACGACGGCTGCTCTACCTCTCGGTGCCGCCCTCGGCGGTCAAGGACATGGTGGGGATGCTCGCGAAGGAGGACCTGGTCGACCGTTCGCGACTGGTCGCGGAGAAGCCGTTCGGCACCGACCTGACGACCGCCCGGGCGCTCGACGTCGTGCTCCGCAACGCCTTCGAGGAGGCGCAGATCTTCCGGATCGACCACTTCCTCGGCAAGGAGGCGGTGCAGAACATCCTCGCCCTGCGCTTCGCCAACGGGCTGTTCGAGCCGGCGTGGAACCGGCACACCATCGAGTCGGTGCAGATCGACGTGCCGGAGAAGCTCACCGTCGAGGGCCGCGGCAGCTTCTACGAGGGCACCGGCTGCCTGCGCGACATGGTCACGACCCACCTGTGCCAGCTGCTCGGCTTCGTGGCGCTCGAGGACCCGCACGCCTACCGGGAGTCCGCGCTGCGGGCGGCTAAGGCGGCCGTGTTCGCGTCGGTCCGGCCGCTCGACCCGGACCGCGTGATCTTCGGTCAGTACGACGGCTACCGGGACGAGCCAGACGTCGCACCCGCCTCCGACGTCGAGACCCTCGTCGCCATCGAGATCTGGATCGACAACGACCGGTGGCGCGACGTCCCGTTCTACCTGCGCACCGGCAAGGCGATGGCCGAGGGCCGGCGGACGATCACGATCCGGTTCTCCGACCCGCGGCACCGCTGGCTCAAGCCGGCCGACGGCGGCCCACCGGCGCCCAACGAGCTGGTCATCGAGCTCGCCGACCAGCCGCGGATCGCGATCGACGTCCGCGCCAAGCGACCCGGTCCTGACATGGAGATCGTGGAAGGCGTGTTCCGGCTCGACCTGGTGTGCGACGTGCCCGACTCGGACCCGCTCGAGGCCTACGAGCGCCTCCTGCTCGACGTGATGCGCGGCGACCGGACCCTGTTCATCAGCTCCGACG includes these proteins:
- a CDS encoding MFS transporter, with product MTSTPVGEPILRMGSARGRWVLLTTVLGSGLALLDATVVNVALGRIGEDLDAGFEGLQWTINAYTLTLAALILLGGSLGDRLGRRRIFLIGVVWFALASLLCGLAPNIETLIAARGLQGVGGALLTPGSLAIIAASFHSEDRSAAVGAWSGLGGIAAAIGPLVGGWLVELNWRLVFLVNVPVAVVIIVVAVRHVPESRDPEAAGRLDVTGTTLAAVGLAALTFGLTRAGEAGFSGSVIATVGAGLACLVAFVVVEARSAAPLVPLELFRNAQFSAANVVTFLVYAALGVIFLLLVLQLQVVAGWSPIVAGSAMLPVTVIMLAFSSRAGALAQRIGPRLPMTLGPLLSAGGVLWLSGVGADASYLGDVLAPVLLFGAGLALMVAPLTATVLDSAEDRHAGIASGVNNAVARTAGLLAVAVIPVAAGIAGADYTDPAAFDDGYGNAMLISAGLLLVGAACAAAFIRKPLATAAEPATAGDQRVRVEECVHCGVSGPQLHPTCRSPE
- a CDS encoding coiled-coil domain-containing protein is translated as MERERPALGKAVTGTVGTEGAAAVLLRRAQEIADQLHREAAEEAARATAEVRALREEAQRRHDETRAAAEQVRAAAERDRDLAARRLADASGEARAIVADANEQAALLTGAAEAERDRVLDEGRQQADGLREAAAELLARGEAAAERTARDAESTAAGVLERARVVAVERETAAADHATMIVAAAVADAEATLGTASAEAEALREAAEQEAARLRSDAEKELAAHLAEAEGAVHTARLEADRLLSAAREEAESELGRAAEQTAWAKRTVDALLAAAAAEGEAIRSAAHADAGAYLARIRRRVQAVIAGVTARLREEVAEADRRADELHAAAAAALAAAESEAAAVRSDADERARATLAESEAAATVIVERAERRRAESEAGAGALRAQVADEVTAARRDGAEALRRSREESAQLLADAQADADRVRDQARQVLSDARAEVAALRGRRDEIALELTQLSGVIEALAVSESTPPTEEQP
- a CDS encoding DivIVA domain-containing protein — translated: MTQSAPNFRTVMRGYDPVEVDRALAELQQRVADREASAAELEARYQEATSAAEASSAAKAAAEAAAEEAVSRAAAQVAAAEEASSAQAVTFEHMGARVGQILALAEEEATELREQARAEAEDTRKLSDQAAVTVRDEADQYAEQRRRDADAEATRLLADARRAADDERDAAERDASARRQEGEAIFEQQRANAAKAAADFEATLAERRERTAAEFRQQQTETHAQLEALAQQVVEARAAAQREQEAAEAEARRVVTDAEERAAAVITEARTTADRIRAESDRELAAASQRRDSINAQLTNVRQMLATLSGTSAGPTPDPASAADEPTTEVEAGSVAADRDASVPEEQPEDAPEEREDENAGG
- a CDS encoding DUF1214 domain-containing protein, coding for MNDAAEDEPTEAKAAFRELLDTLRDLDCAFLEGDRAVTDDRHVADGYRQILTTLGVALDTYLFPDPGRPQFVDVNTPFRRDRRWGGDNTDAYYALCPVDPTRRYRVRGNRGDSVYFSVTAYNEPAPGTWSDQVVAIVRDTDLDYDDDGGFTFDLGPLPDAAVLLTRDYQADPLTGRRIDWQIEAYDEPEPIRHGSTETAAALRASSAWLRTMFAIIPLTVGVRSDAEHTIGHEITQLANDFGDPYQVGDANFGWSARDASYAFGSFVLDDDEALVITHRPPACRFWNFVVWNQFMATHNADDDRCSINGTQAVPNADGTITLVVARRRLGHPNAISTVDYPRGNLAFRWFLVDDVPTKPDVRLVKAAEAPTAVR
- a CDS encoding hydroxysqualene dehydroxylase yields the protein MGSLSRRSVLRGSGVAAAAMAVGPLSPALALDRRRVAVLGGGMAGLAAAHELVERGFEVTVYERKALGGKARSIPVPGTARGGRRALPGEHGFRFFPGFYHHIPDTMARIPFGSNENGVFDNLVSAGMPLFPRSGGRDDQNLFGLIPDPRHLATPDAVKRFIVNELLGGNMISPVDATYFATRLVVFLSSCDERRLGQWEQTSWWDFVRAEQRSPEYQTVAARGLTRALVAAKEEIASTRTIGNMAEAFLYSFAGVGTNGRPPDQILNGPTNEVWIDPWVDLLRSKGVRFRSATTITGLQVAGGRITGARARTASGPATIDADWFVSAMPVERVTRLLSPAVLRADPSLEGLRGLVTDWMNGIQFYLKRPVTITDGHLAFLDSPWSLTGILQAGHWTNDFAATYGDGTAVDCLSVDVSDWTTPGILYGKPANRCTKAEVRAEVWAQMKASLEDTGASVLPDDVLHSFFLDPAIKWDPVSRRNSNDEPLLINTVDSWKLRPTARTALSNLFLAGDFCRTNVDLATMEGANESGRQAANAILAESGAGGAPAPIYRLHRPPEWEALKLVDQQLYRLGLKNTFDVG
- the guaB gene encoding IMP dehydrogenase — encoded protein: MEVPEKFASLGLTYDDVLLLPGHSDLAPDDIDLTTRLTREITIKAPLVSAAMDTVTESRMAIAMARQGGIGILHRNLSSEEQAYQVDLVKRTQTGIISNPVTIGPDATLEELDRICGEYRVSGLPVVDADNRLLGICTNRDLRFTPVAEWATTKVDEVMTPMPLVTGPVGISRDDATMLLRKHKRERLPLVDEAGRLGGLITVKDFVKSEQFPDASKDGQGRLMVGAAIGYFGDAWQRATALIDAGVDVLVADTAHGHVTLLLDMVKRLKTDPATRHVQVIGGNVATRDGAQAFVDAGADAVKVGFGPGSICTTRVVTGCGVPQVTAVYEASLAARPAGVPVIADGGLQQSGDIAKAIVAGAESVMIGSMLAGCEESPGEVIFVQGKQFKAYRGMGSLGAMSSRGKKSYSKDRYFQAEVTSDDKIVPEGVEGQVAYRGPLSAVAHQLLGGLNQSMFYVGARTIPELQEKGRFIRITSASLKESHPHDVQMTVEAPNYHGA
- a CDS encoding GuaB3 family IMP dehydrogenase-related protein, which produces MSEIEIGRAKRARHAYSFDDIAIVPSRRTRDPEEVSVDWQIDAYRFSLPILAAPMDSVMSPETAIAFGRYGGLGVLNLEGIWTRYSDPESLLEEVAGLQGDAATHRLQEIYSEPIKPELITERLRQVREGGVTVAGSLSPQRTKEFAKVVTDAGVDLFVIRGTTVSAEHVSSQAEPLNLKEFIYELDVPVIVGGCATHQAALHLMRTGAAGVLVGFGGGAAHTTRTVLGVAVPMASAVADVAAARRDYLDESGGRYVHVIADGSIGRSGDLAKAIACGADAVMVGSPFARATDAPGRGFHWGAEAHHHDLPRGQRVQFEQIGSIEEILFGPSRVADGTMNLVGALKRSMATTGYTDLKEFQRIEVVVE
- a CDS encoding dienelactone hydrolase family protein is translated as MSDLPGWTRSEFTDDGVTHPTYRKGEGPGVIVIHEIPGITPQVLAFAEEVVEQGHTVVMPHLFGTPNAKVGPRSMAQAAREICVSREFLRMATNTTTPVATWLRALARDLHAELGGPGVGAVGMCFTGGYALAMLADAAIAAPVLAQPSAPFAVTPGRSRDLGLSPADLDAVKEKVSAGCQVLGLRYKNDLAVGGRFDRLRDELGDNFIAVEFPGVKHSTLTLHRQQEAVDRVLAFFKEKLAG